One window of Pleurodeles waltl isolate 20211129_DDA chromosome 3_1, aPleWal1.hap1.20221129, whole genome shotgun sequence genomic DNA carries:
- the LOC138283569 gene encoding mRNA decay activator protein ZFP36L2-B-like, giving the protein MSSTQPEDPVVGEDENEDMAPPKKEKSTVGFYGPRCHFIHNAEERRQAWGSRELLCLQHSLSFSGFPQRGAGRPLLWRLFESPVFDAPPSTLDFLSYRESYLRGSLRGSGSLSGSESSGLDSGHGLSICDTPGGA; this is encoded by the exons ATGTCATCCACACAACCTGAAGATCCTGTGGTTGGAGAGGATGAGAACGAGGATATGGCTCCACCTAAAAAGGAAA AGAGCACGGTGGGCTTCTACGGGCCGCGCTGCCACTTCATCCACAATGCTGAGGAGCGACGCCAGGCA TGGGGCTCCAGGGAGCTGCTGTGCCTCCAGCACAGCCTCAGCTTCTCCGGATTCCCCCAGCGTGGCGCAGGCCGG cccctgctctggcgtctCTTTGAGTCTCCGGTCTTTGACGCACCCCCCAGTACTCTCGACTTCCTGTCATACCGTGAGAGTTACCTAAGGGGCTCCCTCAGAGGCTCTGGCTCCCTGAGCGGCTCAGAGTCCTCCGGGCTGGACTCGGGTCATGGCCTGTCCATCTGCGACACGCCAGGAGGTGCATAA